A genomic segment from Tessaracoccus defluvii encodes:
- a CDS encoding ABC transporter substrate-binding protein has product MSTRSPLRRLGALAAAAALSTVALSACGQDQPADPDAPRTFTILQYEDPNSPQAQGWKKAVELFEAEHPNVTVDFQQTSFDAMRQNAKITLSGNDVPDVIEFNKGNADGGQLAGQGLLEPLTEQVEERGWDEKVTGSMAAFAQYDENGMAGSGDWYGIPNIGEFVMLYYNKELFAEAGITEVPTTLEDFEAAMDQLMAAGILPISSSANTSQGFNQMWVWYSLVSAEASRDQIDDFMFVRNPVDFSAAPWGTGTARFQEWIDKGYVGDQLGGLSFEQAIVNFLSGDAAMVMWNDPQFARISNDAQFDWGYFTLPGANLTMGSSGHLWGVPAKAENKDLAYDWIDITLSQEVQDTISAAGGLALAGDTSKIEDEAYRGLAERFNELVEADTLSFYPDYPVPGFLDFIQNHMQAMSNGNETADEYIAALQEFYDEGTQS; this is encoded by the coding sequence ATGAGCACACGCTCCCCCCTCCGCCGGCTCGGCGCCCTCGCAGCGGCCGCGGCCCTCAGCACCGTCGCCCTCAGCGCCTGCGGCCAGGACCAGCCCGCCGACCCCGACGCGCCCCGCACATTCACCATCCTCCAGTACGAGGACCCTAATAGCCCCCAGGCCCAGGGGTGGAAGAAGGCGGTGGAATTGTTCGAGGCCGAGCACCCCAACGTCACCGTCGACTTCCAACAGACGAGCTTCGACGCCATGCGGCAGAACGCGAAGATCACCCTGTCCGGCAACGATGTCCCGGACGTCATCGAGTTCAACAAGGGCAACGCCGATGGCGGCCAGCTCGCCGGTCAGGGCCTCCTCGAGCCGCTCACCGAGCAGGTCGAGGAGCGCGGCTGGGACGAGAAGGTGACCGGCTCCATGGCCGCCTTCGCCCAGTACGACGAGAACGGCATGGCAGGCTCGGGCGACTGGTACGGCATCCCCAACATCGGCGAGTTCGTCATGCTCTACTACAACAAGGAACTGTTCGCCGAGGCTGGCATCACCGAGGTCCCCACCACCCTGGAGGATTTCGAGGCCGCGATGGATCAGCTGATGGCCGCCGGCATCCTGCCGATCTCCAGTTCCGCCAATACCAGTCAGGGCTTCAACCAGATGTGGGTGTGGTACTCGCTGGTCTCCGCGGAGGCGTCGCGGGACCAGATCGACGACTTCATGTTCGTGCGCAACCCCGTCGACTTCAGCGCCGCGCCGTGGGGCACTGGTACGGCCCGCTTCCAGGAGTGGATCGACAAGGGCTACGTCGGCGACCAGCTGGGCGGGCTGTCCTTCGAGCAGGCCATCGTCAATTTCCTCAGCGGCGACGCCGCCATGGTGATGTGGAATGACCCGCAGTTCGCGCGGATCAGCAACGATGCGCAGTTCGACTGGGGCTACTTCACGCTCCCCGGTGCCAACCTGACGATGGGCTCGTCAGGGCATCTGTGGGGCGTCCCGGCCAAGGCCGAGAACAAGGATCTGGCCTACGACTGGATCGACATCACACTCAGCCAGGAGGTCCAGGACACCATCAGCGCTGCCGGCGGCCTCGCGCTGGCAGGCGACACCAGCAAGATCGAGGACGAGGCCTACCGAGGCCTGGCCGAGCGGTTCAACGAGCTGGTCGAGGCCGACACCCTCTCGTTCTACCCCGACTACCCCGTGCCCGGATTCCTGGACTTCATCCAGAACCACATGCAGGCCATGTCGAACGGCAACGAGACGGCCGACGAGTACATCGCCGCCCTGCAGGAGTTCTACGACGAGGGCACCCAGTCCTGA
- a CDS encoding carbohydrate ABC transporter permease: MPLTRSVARTLRRRERSYWWYLVPIGISFTAIVLLPFAMNIGFSLFQWKGGLAPMRWYGLGNYVDLLQDEQFWQSFQNSLFMVIAITVIPTAIGILLAAMLFDYLGRTFGSRVASFLRATYYLPQILPIAVAGFIWSWILDPANGSINTFLKLIGVAKPPDWLGDPNLAIYGLMAMLVWLQLGYPVVIFMAALSRVSPELYEAASLDGAGWWRQFAAITLPTIRPEMFIVVLTATVAALKVFAPVLILTGGGPEGSTVVPSYYAYRNFFELSQVGYGATIATVMSLLIFVIAAVMLTWQRRSEHS, translated from the coding sequence ATGCCTCTGACCCGATCCGTCGCCCGGACATTGCGCCGGCGCGAGCGCTCCTACTGGTGGTACCTGGTGCCGATCGGCATCTCGTTCACCGCCATCGTCCTGCTCCCGTTCGCCATGAACATCGGCTTCAGCCTCTTCCAGTGGAAGGGCGGTCTGGCCCCGATGCGTTGGTACGGACTCGGCAACTACGTCGACCTGCTGCAGGACGAGCAGTTCTGGCAGTCCTTCCAGAACTCACTGTTCATGGTCATCGCCATCACGGTCATCCCCACCGCTATCGGCATCCTGCTGGCGGCGATGCTCTTCGACTACCTGGGCCGGACGTTCGGCTCGCGTGTCGCGTCCTTCCTCCGCGCCACCTACTATCTTCCCCAGATTCTCCCCATCGCGGTGGCCGGCTTCATCTGGAGCTGGATCCTTGACCCGGCCAACGGCTCGATCAACACGTTCCTCAAGTTGATCGGGGTGGCGAAGCCCCCGGACTGGCTGGGCGATCCCAACCTGGCGATCTACGGCCTCATGGCCATGCTCGTGTGGCTGCAGCTGGGCTACCCCGTCGTCATCTTCATGGCCGCCCTCTCCCGCGTCAGCCCCGAACTGTACGAGGCGGCCTCCCTCGACGGTGCCGGCTGGTGGCGCCAGTTTGCCGCCATCACGCTGCCGACGATTCGCCCCGAGATGTTCATCGTGGTCCTTACCGCGACGGTGGCCGCGCTCAAGGTGTTCGCGCCGGTGCTCATCCTCACCGGCGGGGGTCCCGAGGGCTCAACCGTTGTGCCCTCCTACTACGCCTACCGCAACTTCTTCGAGCTCTCCCAGGTGGGCTACGGAGCCACCATCGCGACCGTGATGTCGCTTCTCATCTTCGTCATTGCAGCCGTGATGCTCACCTGGCAGCGCCGCAGCGAGCACTCCTGA
- a CDS encoding glycoside hydrolase family 172 protein, translating to MFHSISIPQPTPGVRSRTINAENPTGAIGAAAQAASNLGPGRKGSAYYPLPTGETLTLAHIEGPGVIRHIWITVAEATEAGPFVLRDLVLRAYWDGSEHPSVEVPLGDFFCNGFATSALVTSVPIVVAPTRGMNSYFPMPFRQSARLTLESQHGGDLPHVFYQVDYTTGDDVPADAAYFHAQWRRSNGTTALGEDHVILDGVKGSGTYLGTYVAVASLQRYWWGEGEVKFFIDDDDQFPTLCTTGLEDYAGGAWAFQDELRADPEPEVLTFSAPYFGYPFYSAQDRTKASPFATAMPQMHGMYRWHLPDPIFFTERLRVTVQQIGAWDHGLFERSDDISTTAYWYQTTPHQPFPGLPSAQDRRPR from the coding sequence GTGTTCCACTCCATCTCCATCCCGCAGCCCACGCCCGGCGTTCGCAGCCGCACCATCAACGCGGAGAACCCCACCGGTGCCATCGGCGCCGCCGCCCAGGCCGCGTCGAACCTCGGCCCGGGGCGCAAGGGCTCGGCCTACTACCCCCTCCCCACAGGGGAGACCCTCACGCTCGCCCACATCGAGGGTCCGGGCGTGATCCGCCACATCTGGATCACCGTCGCCGAGGCCACCGAGGCCGGGCCGTTCGTGCTTCGCGACCTCGTCCTGCGCGCCTACTGGGACGGCTCCGAACACCCCTCGGTCGAGGTGCCGCTGGGCGACTTCTTCTGCAACGGCTTCGCCACCAGCGCGCTCGTCACCTCCGTACCGATCGTCGTGGCCCCCACTCGCGGCATGAACAGCTACTTCCCGATGCCGTTCCGCCAGTCCGCGCGCCTCACCCTGGAGAGCCAGCACGGCGGCGACCTTCCCCACGTCTTCTATCAGGTGGACTACACCACCGGCGACGACGTCCCTGCCGACGCGGCCTACTTCCACGCACAATGGAGGCGCTCCAACGGCACCACGGCGCTCGGCGAGGACCACGTCATCCTCGACGGCGTGAAAGGGTCGGGCACCTACCTCGGCACCTACGTAGCGGTCGCCTCCCTCCAGCGCTACTGGTGGGGCGAGGGCGAGGTGAAGTTCTTCATCGACGACGACGACCAGTTCCCCACACTCTGCACCACCGGCCTGGAGGACTACGCCGGCGGCGCGTGGGCCTTCCAGGACGAGCTGCGGGCAGACCCGGAGCCCGAGGTGCTCACCTTCAGCGCCCCCTACTTCGGATACCCCTTCTACTCCGCCCAGGACCGAACCAAGGCCTCGCCCTTCGCCACCGCCATGCCCCAGATGCACGGCATGTACCGTTGGCACCTGCCGGACCCCATCTTCTTCACCGAGCGGCTGCGCGTCACAGTCCAGCAGATCGGGGCCTGGGACCACGGCCTGTTCGAGCGCAGCGACGACATCTCCACGACGGCCTACTGGTACCAGACCACACCGCACCAGCCGTTCCCCGGGCTGCCCTCAGCTCAGGACCGTCGACCCCGATGA
- a CDS encoding sugar-binding transcriptional regulator produces the protein MSDGGDEDGNQGPEHDLKIAVAKMYYLDQLSKLQIAETLSISRFKVARLLQAAQDQGIVEIRIHEDQTGGADLSAALKEKFGLLSCVVIATPRSSGAEESLRSALGAAAARLLGKVLGERDILGIGWGRSIQEVIPHLPPLPQCPVVQLTGMTGAPDQNSTEIVRRIASWTKGTAFPLYAPLLLPSPETADELKRLPGIATTFGMHERITVALMSIGSWNPPNSQLRVQFSRDDQAELDRLGVRAEVGGVLLNDDGQVVDEREFAGRILAIDGARLQQIPNVIGVAGGKTKREAIRVAIASRYINSLVTDEETARMLLSGPSPTPTW, from the coding sequence ATGAGCGATGGCGGGGACGAGGATGGCAACCAGGGGCCCGAACATGATCTCAAAATAGCGGTTGCTAAGATGTACTACCTGGATCAGCTCTCAAAGTTGCAGATCGCCGAGACGCTGTCCATATCTCGGTTCAAGGTCGCGCGCCTCCTGCAGGCGGCGCAGGACCAAGGCATCGTTGAGATCCGCATCCATGAGGACCAGACCGGTGGCGCGGACTTGTCTGCGGCACTGAAGGAGAAGTTTGGGCTGCTCAGCTGCGTCGTCATCGCCACTCCGCGTAGCAGCGGCGCAGAAGAAAGCCTGCGATCGGCTCTCGGTGCTGCAGCGGCCAGACTCCTCGGAAAGGTACTTGGCGAGCGAGACATCCTGGGCATCGGCTGGGGGCGCTCCATCCAGGAGGTCATCCCCCACCTGCCACCGCTTCCTCAATGTCCGGTCGTCCAACTCACGGGTATGACCGGGGCGCCTGACCAGAACTCCACCGAGATCGTGCGACGCATCGCGTCCTGGACCAAAGGCACCGCCTTCCCGCTCTACGCACCCCTTCTCCTGCCGTCTCCCGAGACCGCCGACGAACTGAAGAGGCTCCCTGGGATCGCCACCACCTTCGGCATGCACGAGCGCATAACCGTCGCCCTTATGTCCATCGGCAGCTGGAACCCTCCCAACTCACAGCTCCGCGTGCAGTTCTCGCGAGACGACCAAGCAGAGCTGGACCGGTTGGGGGTACGTGCCGAAGTCGGGGGCGTCCTTCTGAACGACGACGGCCAGGTCGTAGACGAGCGCGAGTTCGCCGGTCGAATCCTCGCGATCGATGGAGCGCGCCTACAGCAAATCCCTAATGTGATCGGGGTGGCCGGAGGCAAGACTAAGCGCGAAGCCATTCGCGTAGCCATCGCCAGTAGGTACATCAACAGCCTCGTCACCGACGAGGAAACCGCTCGCATGCTTCTTAGTGGACCATCTCCAACCCCAACCTGGTAA
- a CDS encoding ribulokinase — protein sequence MGWFVIGVDFGTESGRAVVVDLRDGHVIGDASMEYPHAVMDERFLDGSRLPAEFALHHPQDYLDVLVTVVPAAMARAGIDGAEVVGLGIDATSCTVLPTLDDGTPLAFVAPFRTNPHAYAKVWKHHAAQPQARHFTAICEEQDPELLSEYGGVISSEWLVPKALEIFEKDRAVFDAAHRIIEVQDWLVWQLTGNELRNSGAAGYKACYRWERGSYASPELLEATAKGFSALMPKLDADLAHPGTRAGYLAEEWAERLGLHGRVAVPVGNMDAHGAVVAAGLTGPGPMLLVMGTSVCNMLMGEDKAPVPGISGAVFSGMLPDLWGYEAGQAGVGDVLNWYVRNMAPHAVHVEASARGISPHQVLIEQIMTDGSGADRPDLLALEWINGNRSVLVDADLSGLLLGLTMGTRAHDIYRTLIEAACFGQQIIIETFERHGIPITEIIACGGLASKNPVLMQTLADVTAREVKVTQIENLSALGAALHASVAAGSTAGGFDSLAEAAELGGGVATIYHPRPEAKPRIDHLMSVYRDLHQHFGVDHSTVMHGLKAKNYL from the coding sequence ATGGGTTGGTTCGTCATCGGCGTGGACTTCGGAACGGAGTCCGGCCGCGCCGTTGTTGTGGACCTGCGCGATGGGCATGTGATCGGCGACGCGAGCATGGAGTATCCCCACGCGGTCATGGATGAGCGATTCCTCGACGGTTCACGCTTACCAGCTGAATTCGCTCTGCACCACCCCCAGGACTATCTCGATGTGCTGGTGACCGTCGTGCCTGCCGCTATGGCGCGGGCGGGGATTGATGGCGCCGAGGTGGTCGGCTTGGGGATTGACGCGACCTCGTGCACGGTCCTGCCGACTCTGGACGACGGCACTCCGCTTGCCTTCGTGGCTCCGTTCCGGACGAACCCTCACGCCTACGCAAAGGTCTGGAAGCACCACGCGGCCCAGCCACAGGCGCGGCACTTCACCGCGATCTGTGAGGAGCAGGACCCCGAGTTGTTGTCAGAGTACGGCGGGGTCATCTCGTCGGAATGGCTTGTACCCAAGGCCTTGGAGATCTTCGAGAAGGACAGGGCCGTCTTCGACGCAGCCCACCGCATCATCGAGGTTCAAGACTGGCTGGTGTGGCAGCTGACCGGCAATGAGTTGCGCAACTCAGGTGCTGCTGGGTACAAGGCTTGCTATCGGTGGGAACGAGGTTCGTACGCGTCGCCCGAGCTACTTGAAGCCACCGCTAAGGGGTTCTCGGCACTCATGCCGAAGCTCGATGCGGACCTGGCGCATCCCGGCACTCGAGCCGGTTATCTGGCCGAGGAGTGGGCGGAGCGTCTCGGTCTCCATGGCCGTGTAGCGGTCCCGGTGGGGAATATGGATGCCCACGGCGCCGTGGTCGCCGCGGGGCTGACGGGCCCGGGACCGATGTTGCTGGTGATGGGTACGTCGGTGTGCAACATGCTCATGGGTGAGGACAAGGCCCCAGTCCCAGGAATCTCTGGGGCAGTGTTCAGCGGAATGCTGCCAGATCTGTGGGGTTACGAGGCTGGTCAAGCCGGAGTCGGCGACGTTCTGAATTGGTACGTCCGCAACATGGCCCCTCACGCAGTCCATGTCGAGGCTTCAGCTCGTGGGATCAGTCCCCACCAGGTGTTGATCGAGCAGATCATGACCGACGGCTCGGGCGCCGACCGGCCCGACCTCTTGGCCCTCGAGTGGATCAACGGCAATCGCTCGGTCCTTGTCGACGCTGACCTCAGCGGATTGCTGCTGGGCTTGACAATGGGCACCAGAGCTCACGACATCTACCGAACGTTGATTGAGGCGGCCTGCTTCGGCCAACAGATCATCATCGAGACATTCGAGCGTCATGGCATCCCGATCACCGAGATCATCGCCTGCGGGGGCCTCGCCTCGAAGAATCCAGTCCTGATGCAGACGCTGGCAGACGTGACCGCCCGCGAGGTGAAGGTGACCCAGATTGAGAACCTCTCCGCCCTGGGTGCGGCGCTCCACGCCAGTGTCGCGGCCGGCTCTACCGCTGGTGGCTTCGACAGCCTCGCAGAGGCTGCCGAGCTCGGCGGCGGCGTCGCCACCATCTACCATCCACGCCCGGAGGCGAAGCCTCGGATCGACCACCTCATGTCGGTCTACCGGGATCTGCATCAGCACTTCGGAGTGGACCACAGCACCGTGATGCACGGGCTCAAAGCCAAGAACTACCTCTAG
- a CDS encoding LacI family DNA-binding transcriptional regulator codes for MVTLKDIAAHVGVSISAVSLVLNDRGEGRVRPDVAVRIRTVADELGYAPNLLARGLKTNQSHIIGLLSDQVASVPFAGQMLGGAQVSAAEEDFLLIVVDTAGNRDLDGTAVKTLLQRNIEALIVATDFHREVDLPMTPRAMPVVVLDGLPRDRSAVADWVIPDETGGAYAATTHLILAGHRRIAFCNVEDERFVARTLRRAGYEAALSAAGLTPDPALIVDASDPSTAAGRVQARRLLSTHDRPTAVFCFSDQIAFGFYQVAQELGLRIPDDLSIIGFDDQPFIADSLLPGLTTVRLPHRDMGTWAARQAIARLRGDAPSGPVSTQMPCPLVERASVAPPNPEGGTPRT; via the coding sequence ATGGTGACACTCAAGGACATCGCGGCCCATGTCGGGGTCTCGATCTCGGCGGTGTCACTCGTCCTCAACGACCGGGGCGAGGGGCGAGTTCGTCCCGACGTGGCCGTCCGGATCCGGACTGTGGCGGATGAGCTCGGGTACGCCCCTAATCTCTTGGCCCGCGGACTCAAAACCAACCAGTCACACATCATCGGGCTGCTGTCGGACCAGGTGGCCTCCGTCCCGTTCGCGGGCCAGATGCTGGGGGGCGCGCAAGTCAGCGCGGCGGAGGAGGATTTCCTTCTCATCGTCGTCGATACCGCCGGCAACCGGGATCTTGACGGGACCGCAGTCAAGACCCTCTTGCAGCGCAATATCGAGGCGCTCATCGTCGCCACCGACTTCCATCGGGAGGTGGATCTTCCGATGACGCCCCGAGCCATGCCTGTGGTAGTCCTCGATGGGCTGCCCAGGGATCGCTCGGCCGTCGCGGACTGGGTGATCCCGGATGAGACGGGCGGGGCGTACGCCGCCACCACCCATCTCATCCTGGCCGGGCATCGACGGATAGCGTTCTGCAACGTCGAGGACGAGCGGTTCGTGGCCCGCACGCTCCGCCGTGCCGGCTACGAGGCCGCTCTGTCCGCCGCCGGGCTCACGCCCGACCCCGCTCTGATAGTCGATGCCTCCGATCCCAGCACGGCGGCCGGTCGCGTCCAGGCCCGCCGCCTCCTCTCTACGCACGACCGGCCCACGGCAGTGTTCTGCTTCTCAGACCAGATCGCCTTCGGCTTCTACCAGGTAGCCCAGGAACTGGGCCTGCGGATTCCCGACGACCTCTCGATCATCGGCTTCGACGACCAGCCGTTCATAGCCGACAGCCTCCTCCCCGGACTCACCACCGTCCGGCTACCCCACCGCGACATGGGCACCTGGGCGGCACGCCAGGCGATCGCCCGCCTTCGCGGGGACGCGCCGTCGGGCCCGGTGAGCACCCAGATGCCATGTCCGCTAGTGGAGCGCGCATCCGTCGCTCCCCCCAACCCCGAAGGAGGTACCCCACGCACCTGA
- a CDS encoding sugar ABC transporter ATP-binding protein yields the protein MSTKPMLEVRGISKRYGGVQALDDVSVTFDAGQVHCLAGVNGSGKSTLIKIISGVEQADSGSIMLRGAELVNNSPRNAMHHGIQVIYQDMALIPNLTVAENIVMLRRSLSNSPLVTPTADKEHAREVVSRLGVELDLDAFVEDLPIADRQLVAIARALAQDASVLFMDEPTTALTWREVDQLFVVVNRLRSDGVAVVFVSHKLDEVLSISDQVTVLRNGVLVAEGPSSSFSHDSLAEALVGEKTATDRVIIEPQPADTPVLRVQELRSERLFKGITFDVAPGEIVGLTGLRGSGRSEIAEALFGLLPIDGGIVEVDGQRVPHGDPIKAIESGIAYVPADRLTQGVFLDQSINDNLISASLPAVTSKIGVLGRAPVRALVSRGLSSMRVKYGKESDAIRTLSGGNQQKVVLAKWAETKPRVLILNGPTVGVDIGSKFAILDILRGYAREGMGIVIVSDDFQEVVSVCNRVLVVDKGLITHQISGAEMTEEHVRELVSEEAQHEDN from the coding sequence ATGAGCACGAAGCCGATGCTGGAGGTGCGCGGCATCTCCAAGCGATACGGCGGAGTCCAGGCTCTCGATGACGTCTCGGTCACCTTTGACGCCGGCCAGGTTCACTGCCTGGCCGGGGTCAACGGCTCCGGTAAATCCACACTGATCAAGATCATCAGCGGGGTCGAGCAGGCCGACTCTGGCAGCATCATGTTGCGGGGCGCCGAGCTGGTCAACAACTCTCCTCGTAACGCTATGCACCACGGCATCCAGGTCATCTATCAGGACATGGCACTGATACCCAACCTGACCGTTGCCGAGAACATTGTGATGCTGCGTCGATCCCTGTCGAACAGTCCACTGGTCACACCCACCGCCGACAAGGAGCATGCCCGGGAAGTTGTGTCTCGCCTCGGCGTGGAGCTCGACCTCGACGCTTTCGTTGAGGACCTGCCGATCGCTGATCGCCAACTGGTGGCAATCGCGCGAGCCCTAGCTCAGGATGCTTCGGTGTTGTTCATGGACGAACCAACCACCGCGCTGACCTGGCGTGAAGTTGACCAGTTGTTCGTCGTCGTCAACCGGTTGCGCAGCGATGGTGTCGCCGTCGTGTTCGTCTCCCACAAGCTCGATGAGGTGCTGTCCATCTCCGATCAGGTGACCGTTCTCCGCAACGGAGTCCTGGTCGCCGAGGGGCCATCCTCATCCTTCAGCCATGACAGTCTCGCCGAGGCCCTCGTCGGCGAAAAGACGGCCACGGACAGGGTGATCATCGAACCCCAGCCGGCCGACACCCCGGTCCTGCGGGTTCAAGAGCTTCGCTCCGAACGACTGTTCAAAGGCATCACATTCGACGTTGCCCCCGGTGAGATCGTCGGTCTGACCGGCCTCCGCGGCTCCGGCCGCTCAGAGATCGCTGAAGCGCTCTTCGGGCTGCTTCCCATCGACGGCGGGATCGTCGAGGTCGATGGTCAACGTGTCCCCCACGGGGACCCGATCAAGGCCATCGAGTCCGGCATCGCTTACGTGCCCGCCGACAGACTCACCCAAGGTGTCTTCCTCGACCAGTCAATCAACGACAACCTGATCTCCGCATCACTTCCAGCTGTGACCTCCAAGATCGGGGTTCTCGGACGCGCACCGGTCAGAGCCCTTGTCTCCCGCGGCCTGTCATCCATGCGGGTCAAGTACGGCAAAGAGTCCGACGCCATCCGCACTCTCTCGGGCGGCAACCAACAAAAGGTCGTCCTCGCCAAATGGGCCGAGACCAAGCCACGCGTCCTCATCCTCAATGGGCCCACGGTCGGCGTGGACATCGGCTCCAAATTCGCGATCCTCGACATCCTGCGCGGATACGCCCGCGAGGGGATGGGCATCGTCATCGTCTCCGACGACTTCCAGGAGGTCGTCAGCGTCTGCAACCGAGTGCTCGTTGTGGACAAAGGCCTCATCACTCACCAGATAAGCGGAGCCGAGATGACTGAGGAGCACGTCCGTGAACTCGTCTCTGAGGAGGCACAGCATGAAGACAACTGA
- a CDS encoding substrate-binding domain-containing protein produces the protein MKINKKFATAAVTAGVLALTACGTAGEVPGATTAASGSASTGGENIFVVKLAGSDWFSRMDDLAQEYATENGLTVKQLAGDDASEEKQISIISDVIPQQPDSILVVPNSPESVEAVLKRAMDAGITVITHEAAGIQNTDASIEAFEDKAYGAHQMDLLAECMGGEGSYAQLVGSLTVKSHNLWADGALEKAQAEYTGITRLGDAISSDESQETAYQRAKEVLATNPDVKGFLGAASTDVAGIGRAVEEAGKTDDVCVVGTSLPSISGSLLETGAVDIITFWDPGLAGQAMLSAAQKVSAGEEITEGTDLGIQGYESLVESQEFPKTFFGQAWIDVTNDNQADYPF, from the coding sequence ATGAAGATCAACAAGAAGTTCGCCACCGCTGCCGTGACAGCTGGCGTCCTGGCGCTGACCGCCTGCGGCACCGCAGGCGAGGTTCCCGGTGCGACCACTGCCGCCTCAGGCAGCGCCAGCACCGGCGGCGAGAACATTTTCGTCGTCAAGCTCGCCGGCAGCGACTGGTTCAGCCGTATGGACGACCTGGCCCAGGAGTACGCCACTGAGAACGGGCTCACGGTCAAGCAGTTGGCTGGTGACGACGCCAGCGAGGAGAAGCAGATTTCCATCATCTCCGACGTCATTCCGCAGCAGCCCGACTCTATCCTGGTCGTGCCGAACTCACCTGAGTCGGTGGAAGCGGTTCTCAAGCGGGCCATGGACGCCGGCATCACCGTGATCACCCACGAGGCGGCAGGCATCCAGAACACCGACGCATCCATCGAGGCGTTCGAGGACAAGGCGTACGGCGCCCACCAGATGGATCTCCTGGCTGAGTGCATGGGCGGGGAGGGTTCCTACGCGCAGCTCGTCGGCTCCCTGACGGTGAAGTCACACAACCTGTGGGCCGACGGGGCCCTTGAGAAGGCGCAGGCCGAGTACACCGGCATCACCCGACTGGGCGATGCGATCTCCTCTGACGAGAGCCAGGAGACGGCATACCAGCGGGCCAAGGAGGTCCTGGCTACCAACCCCGACGTCAAGGGTTTCCTGGGCGCCGCCTCAACAGATGTCGCTGGCATCGGACGGGCCGTCGAGGAGGCAGGCAAGACAGACGACGTCTGCGTCGTGGGTACCTCGCTGCCGTCGATCAGCGGCAGCCTGCTCGAAACAGGAGCGGTCGACATCATCACCTTCTGGGATCCGGGCCTGGCTGGCCAGGCGATGCTCTCGGCCGCGCAGAAGGTCAGCGCTGGCGAGGAGATCACTGAGGGCACGGACCTTGGGATCCAGGGCTACGAGAGCTTGGTCGAGAGCCAGGAGTTCCCCAAGACGTTCTTCGGTCAGGCATGGATCGACGTCACCAACGACAACCAGGCCGACTACCCCTTCTGA
- a CDS encoding carbohydrate ABC transporter permease, which translates to MTTSTTTTPVGGRPAVDSAPRRRRRHTPMRWVVLGVAVLVSVIMLAPFLLMVLNAFKTSADYSSNGPIAWPQSFTVDAFLHYLGLVNFPRALWNSIIISTVVAFAGVALALVSSYGIGIGRVKGSGPILAVLLLATMLPHEALIYPLFYGAQATGTFNTIWSVIIVFTVLQAAFGTYLLASVMGTIPKELLDAASMDGATRWQILWLIIVPVLRPTLSVLLVFFFIWTWNEFYIPVVLLADQSSQTVPIALATLRGQHSIDITVLNAGSLLSLLPTLVFFLIFQRTLSHGVTAGAVK; encoded by the coding sequence ATGACCACCTCCACCACCACCACTCCGGTTGGCGGCCGCCCCGCTGTCGATTCCGCGCCCCGGCGCCGCCGGCGCCACACCCCGATGCGCTGGGTGGTCCTGGGCGTCGCAGTCCTGGTCTCCGTGATTATGCTCGCGCCGTTCCTGCTCATGGTCCTCAACGCATTCAAGACCAGTGCTGATTACTCGTCCAACGGCCCCATCGCCTGGCCACAGTCGTTCACAGTCGACGCGTTCCTCCACTACCTGGGACTGGTCAACTTCCCCCGTGCACTGTGGAACTCGATCATCATCTCCACCGTGGTGGCCTTCGCCGGCGTCGCGCTGGCGCTGGTCAGCTCATACGGGATCGGCATCGGTCGGGTCAAGGGCAGCGGCCCCATCCTGGCGGTCCTCCTGCTCGCCACCATGCTCCCGCACGAGGCCCTGATCTACCCCCTGTTCTACGGGGCGCAAGCCACGGGCACGTTCAACACCATCTGGTCTGTGATCATCGTGTTCACCGTCCTGCAGGCCGCGTTCGGGACCTACCTGCTCGCCAGCGTCATGGGCACGATCCCCAAGGAACTGCTCGACGCGGCCTCCATGGACGGCGCGACGCGCTGGCAGATCCTCTGGCTCATCATCGTGCCGGTGCTGCGCCCCACACTGTCCGTGCTGTTGGTGTTCTTCTTCATCTGGACCTGGAACGAGTTCTACATCCCCGTGGTCCTCCTCGCCGACCAGTCCTCACAGACCGTGCCCATCGCACTGGCCACCCTGCGCGGCCAACACTCCATCGACATCACCGTGCTCAACGCGGGCTCGCTGCTGTCCCTGCTGCCGACGCTGGTGTTCTTCCTCATCTTCCAGCGCACCCTCAGCCACGGCGTCACCGCCGGGGCCGTCAAGTAA